From the genome of Sander lucioperca isolate FBNREF2018 chromosome 1, SLUC_FBN_1.2, whole genome shotgun sequence, one region includes:
- the LOC116055728 gene encoding regulator of G-protein signaling 9-binding protein, which translates to MPLVNNKVGDDCTVGTDKALVDGKAQVDSLIKVVACYRHLASYVGGCTDSLQLRDELRQTREKALTLAVSICNHLTSHLRNKSLPEGQRKEMELLWVAFSSSLELLHVDMCKVFNISDIFSLANTDALVQTGLQGGGSEVAARALSLPDLNLAPNPTLSAGLESQERSTMEQEISQMDHMIDDMEMKVNVMRWMVEPHGPQYAEVLSSSDSASLALLSVDEEQPGHQPPCQRSHIHVLLLLFAVVLVAATLSVCIIFFT; encoded by the exons ATGCCACTTGTAAATAACAAAGTAGGCGACGATTGCACAGTAGGCACAGACAAGGCTTTGGTTGATGGAAAGGCTCAGGTGGATTCTTTGATAAAG GTGGTGGCATGTTACCGACACTTGGCCTCATATGTCGGTGGTTGCACGGACAGCTTGCAGCTGCGGGATGAGTTGCGGCAAACACGAGAAAAGGCCCTAACGTTGGCCGTGTCCATCTGTAATCATCTGACCTCACATCTCCGGAACAAGAGCCTGCCTGAGGGGCAGCGGAAGGAGATGGAGCTCCTGTGGGTGGCCTTCTCCTCCAGCCTAGAGCTCCTCCACGTTGACATGTGCAAAGTTTTCAACATCAGTGACATCTTCTCTCTGGCCAACACCGATGCCCTGGTGCAAACTGGCCTACAAG GAGGAGGCAGTGAGGTAGCAGCCCGAGCACTCAGTCTGCCAGACCTGAACCTAGCTCCGAATCCAACCCTCTCTGCTGGGCTGGAGAGCCAAGAGCGCAGCACCATGGAGCAGGAGATCAGCCAAATGGACCACATGATCGATGACATGGAGATGAAAGTGAACGTGATGCGCTGGATGGTGGAGCCCCATGGGCCCCAGTATGCAGAGGTGCTCAGCAGCAGTGACAGCGCCTCCCTGGCTCTGCTCTCAGTGGATGAGGAGCAGCCTGGACACCAGCCTCCATGCCAGCGCAGTCACATCCATGTGCTCTTATTGCTGTTTGCTGTTGTTTTGGTTGCAGCCACTTTATCTGTTTGTATAATCTTTTTCACATGA
- the mcur1 gene encoding mitochondrial calcium uniporter regulator 1 isoform X2 — protein sequence MQIFTNGSTSLLLDGGTKALTTMVLKQCHSQLKRFGVNHPEKWNFDKLLWRGRRAGLKSRHLSAVTHMSARELSTSIKAFQYLNPDVPKSEGGRLFFDTHAVVRLFEEKGFPTRQAEVMVKVLVRMTNSNMDVIYNDMVTKVLQEIMLQRVMSQIVAVKKDMVILEKSEFSTLLAESEKLEIQLLQLKVQLADVMNKVRSDTVMDMHLEKSRAKALKVQHEKMLLETRAEIQEMTAEQDRHLTQTYMKIDTEVAGLKTMLEAHKLDTIKYLAGSVFTCLTVVLGFYRIWM from the exons ATGCAGATTTTCACAAACGGAAGTACATCCCTGCTGCTGGACGGCGGAACAAAAGCTTTGACAACAATGGTGCTTAAACAGTGTCATTCGCAACTTAAACGTTTTGGTGTTAACCACCCAGAAAAGTG GAACTTTGACAAGCTTCTGTGGAGAGGGAGACGAGCTGGACTGAAGAGCAGGCATCTTTCTGCAGTGACACACATGTCCGCAAGAG AGCTGAGTACTTCCATCAAAGCCTTCCAGTATTTGAACCCAGACGTACCAAAGTCTGAAGGCGGGAGGCTGTTTTTTGATACCCACGCGGTGGTACGACTCTTTGAGGAAAAAG GCTTCCCAACTCGGCAAGCTGAGGTGATGGTTAAAGTTCTGGTGAGGATGACAAACTCTAACATGGATGTCATCTATAATGACATGGTAACCAAAGTGCTGCAG GAGATCATGTTGCAGCGTGTGATGTCTCAAATAGTGGCTGTAAAGAAGGACATGGTAATCCTGGAGAAGAGTGAGTTCTCTACTTTACTGGCAGAAAGTGAG AAACTCGAGATCCAGTTGTTGCAGCTCAAGGTCCAACTGGCT GATGTCATGAATAAAGTGCGCTCGGACACTGTTATGGACATGCATTTGGAGAAAAGTCGCGCAAAAGCACTG AAAGTACAGCATGAGAAGATGCTTCTAGAAACACGAGCAGAGATTCAGGAAATG ACTGCAGAGCAAGATCGTCATTTAACTCAGACCTACATGAAAATAGACACGGAAGTGGCTGGTTTGAAAACCATGTTAGAGGCTCATAAACTGGATACTATAAAATACCTTGCAG GTTCAGTGTTCACCTGTCTCACTGTGGTCTTGGGTTTCTATCGTATTTGGATGTAA
- the mcur1 gene encoding mitochondrial calcium uniporter regulator 1 isoform X1, protein MQIFTNGSTSLLLDGGTKALTTMVLKQCHSQLKRFGVNHPEKWYDLSFNQDRVSSFVSTAVNKSPCVRYIITPPFRNFDKLLWRGRRAGLKSRHLSAVTHMSARELSTSIKAFQYLNPDVPKSEGGRLFFDTHAVVRLFEEKGFPTRQAEVMVKVLVRMTNSNMDVIYNDMVTKVLQEIMLQRVMSQIVAVKKDMVILEKSEFSTLLAESEKLEIQLLQLKVQLADVMNKVRSDTVMDMHLEKSRAKALKVQHEKMLLETRAEIQEMTAEQDRHLTQTYMKIDTEVAGLKTMLEAHKLDTIKYLAGSVFTCLTVVLGFYRIWM, encoded by the exons ATGCAGATTTTCACAAACGGAAGTACATCCCTGCTGCTGGACGGCGGAACAAAAGCTTTGACAACAATGGTGCTTAAACAGTGTCATTCGCAACTTAAACGTTTTGGTGTTAACCACCCAGAAAAGTGGTATGACCTTTCTTTTAATCAAGACAGAGTTAGCAGTTTTGTTTCGACAGCTGTCAACAAATCACCGTGTGTCCGATACATCATCACTCCACCTTTTAGGAACTTTGACAAGCTTCTGTGGAGAGGGAGACGAGCTGGACTGAAGAGCAGGCATCTTTCTGCAGTGACACACATGTCCGCAAGAG AGCTGAGTACTTCCATCAAAGCCTTCCAGTATTTGAACCCAGACGTACCAAAGTCTGAAGGCGGGAGGCTGTTTTTTGATACCCACGCGGTGGTACGACTCTTTGAGGAAAAAG GCTTCCCAACTCGGCAAGCTGAGGTGATGGTTAAAGTTCTGGTGAGGATGACAAACTCTAACATGGATGTCATCTATAATGACATGGTAACCAAAGTGCTGCAG GAGATCATGTTGCAGCGTGTGATGTCTCAAATAGTGGCTGTAAAGAAGGACATGGTAATCCTGGAGAAGAGTGAGTTCTCTACTTTACTGGCAGAAAGTGAG AAACTCGAGATCCAGTTGTTGCAGCTCAAGGTCCAACTGGCT GATGTCATGAATAAAGTGCGCTCGGACACTGTTATGGACATGCATTTGGAGAAAAGTCGCGCAAAAGCACTG AAAGTACAGCATGAGAAGATGCTTCTAGAAACACGAGCAGAGATTCAGGAAATG ACTGCAGAGCAAGATCGTCATTTAACTCAGACCTACATGAAAATAGACACGGAAGTGGCTGGTTTGAAAACCATGTTAGAGGCTCATAAACTGGATACTATAAAATACCTTGCAG GTTCAGTGTTCACCTGTCTCACTGTGGTCTTGGGTTTCTATCGTATTTGGATGTAA
- the dph2 gene encoding 2-(3-amino-3-carboxypropyl)histidine synthase subunit 2 has translation MADAFSSSSETVIQRLVDVTVKTNTPLEKLEELYQIKETCDFIREHQFEKVALQFPDELLVDSVAIAVEIERNSNAKTFILGDTSYGSCCVDEIAAEHVGADCIVHYGSACLSPSKRLPLMYVFERRPVDLEKCTSAFRELYPDTQSHIVILCDVNYVHAIDDLLTLLSPEYPNLVVSELVVEGERCYSHGRIKRKHDDTRLSEPDSNQRIYQFGRQFSLRSGLNITDYSMFYVGQEGATLRNFMMTWNRCSFCSFDPVKMAGRTESVSINRTLMKRYYAIERAKDANVVGILVGTLGMADYLHIIQQLKETIRGAGKKSYMFAMGKLNVPKLANFLEIDIFVLIACPENSLLDSSEFYKPVVTPFEMEVACNKKREWSEEYVTDFRHLLPGGQSHVPLADQQEEGDETDVSLITGALRSSSLLSSEPAVSPCGSSLVLRNQTLTVANTNSAASFLAERSWRGLEQKLGETPVVKAVQGRRGIAIAYEEEGTSP, from the exons ATGGCTGACGCATTTAGCAGCAGCTCGGAAACCGTAATACAGCGTCTGGTAGACGTTACAGTGAAGACAAATACCCCTCTGGAAAAACTTGAAGAGTTATATCAGATTAAGGAGACTTGCGACTTCATCAGAGAGCATCAATTTGAAAAG GTTGCACTGCAGTTTCCTGATGAGCTGCTGGTGGATTCAGTTGCAATAGCAGTGGAGATCGAGAGAAACAGTAATGCCAAGACGTTCATTTTGGGAGATACATCCTATGGCAG TTGCTGTGTGGACGAGATAGCTGCAGAACATGTTGGAGCCGACTGCATTGTGCACTATGGCAGCGCTTGCCTCAGCCCGTCTAAAAGGCTGCCATTGATGTACGTCTTTGAGCGGAGACCGGTGGATCTTGAGAAGTGCACTTCTGCCTTCAGAGAACTCTACCCGGACACACAGAGTCACATCGTCATCCTCTGTGACGTCAACTATGTTCATGCTATAG atgATCTTCTGACGCTCCTTTCTCCAGAGTATCCTAACCTTGTCGTCTCAGAACTTGTTGTCGAAGGGGAGCGGTGTTACAGTCACGGCCGGATTAAAAGAAAGCATGATGACACCCGTCTGTCGGAGCCAGACAGCAACCAGCGTATTTATCAGTTTGGAAGGCAGTTCTCCTTGAGGAGTGGTTTAAACATCACTGATTACAGTATGTTTTATGTAGGCCAAGAGGGAGCAACTCTGAGAAACTTCATGATGACTTGGAATCGCTGCTCATTTTGTTCTTTTGACCCCGTGAAAATGGCGGGGAGGACTGAGTCAGTAAGTATCAACCGTACACTGATGAAGCGTTATTACGCTATAGAAAGGGCCAAAGATGCCAACGTGGTTGGCATCCTGGTTGGCACACTGGGGATGGCCGACTACCTCCACATCATCCAGCAGTTGAAAGAGACCATCCGAGGAGCTGGCAAGAAGAGCTACATGTTTGCCATGGGGAAGCTGAACGTGCCCAAACTGGCAAACTTTCTCGAAATTGACATCTTTGTGTTAATTGCATGTCCTGAGAACTCACTGCTGGACTCAAGTGAGTTCTATAAACCTGTAGTAACACCGTTTGAGATGGAGGTGGCCTGCAACAAGAAGAGGGAGTGGTCAGAGGAATATGTCACAGACTTTCGACATCTCCTGCCAG GTGGACAGAGTCATGTGCCGTTGGCTGACCAGCAGGAGGAGGGCGATGAGACTGACGTGTCTTTGATCACAGGAGCTCTGCGAAGTTCCAGCCTGTTGAGCAGTGAGCCTGCCGTGTCCCCCTGTGGCTCATCCCTGGTCCTCAGGAACCAGACGCTCACTGTAGCCAACACCAACTCAGCTG CGTCTTTCCTGGCAGAGCGAAGCTGGCGGGGCTTAGAGCAGAAGCTGGGAGAGACACCTGTGGTGAAGGCGGTACAGGGCAGGAGAGGCATAGCTATTGCCTATGAAGAGGAAGGAACGTCTCCATGA
- the ncf2 gene encoding neutrophil cytosol factor 2 isoform X1 — translation MSFVDTLRQWDTAVTCVERQDLSQALRIFLAIQEPNSKISFDIGCLHLLNQDLDAAEKAFDCSIRKDEHLAVAFFQRGMTFYKKKRYEESLADFQHAFKALRGNQLIDYKALGLRYKLYACEVLINVALAEAQLGHWEKAHESLVKALNYKTDAKLNIIDKALDSALKQKLFKPVEFPSKVLFKPNKHYVAELEKKDYLGKAKVVASVVPQDAFSGFAPLQPQVEDGPTRPKEPEVLRALEGEPHTVLFEFVPETSDELAVVPGNIVFVLQKGADNWASVIFNERRGLVPYNYLEPLEIHLASKQNEGVSQPPSRKPPTRPERKQGLTPSGSSSGDTKRKEEHKQPTDNSYIVKVRFTFNFAVSVPPGSPYAILIEKISKKLNRPPTAITLSLTSEATEQSIINASTEMESVWSRASGVHITLWCTTTEQTDGKPESETHFVALHSYVSSNPEDLSFHQGDTITLLSRVNQDWLEGQCNGNTGIFPASFVEKVPVNGQ, via the exons ATGTCTTTTGTGGACACTCTGCGCCAGTGGGACACGGCTGTAACTTGTGTTGAAAGACAGGATTTGTCACAGGCACTCAGGATTTTCCTGGCTATCCAAGAACCAAACTCCAAAATTAGTTTTGACATTGGCTGTCTCCATCTTCTTAACCAAGACCTGGATGCTGCTGAAAAG GCCTTTGATTGCAGCATACGCAAGGATGAACATTTGGCTGTTGCCTTCTTTCAAAGAGGAATGACGTTTTACAAAAAGAAGAG GTATGAAGAGAGTTTAGCTGACTTCCAGCATGCCTTCAAAGCACTAAGAGGCAACCAGCTGATAGATTACAAAGCACTTGGTCTCAGATACAAATTATATGCATGTGAG GTTCTGATCAATGTGGCTCTGGCTGAGGCTCAGCTGGGTCACTGGGAAAAAGCCCATGAAAGCCTTGTGAAGGCTCTCAACTACAAGACAGATGCCAAGCTCAACATCATCGACAAAGCCCTGGATTCCGCCCTG aaacagaaactttTCAAGCCAGTCGAGTTCCCATCCAAAGTGCTGTTTAAACCAAATAAGCACTATGTTGCTGAGTTGGAGAAGAAGGACTACCTGGGCAAAGCAAAG GTTGTTGCCTCGGTCGTGCCTCAGGATGCCTTCTCTGGATTCGCCCCACTACAGCCACAG GTTGAAGACGGTCCAACTCGTCCAAAAGAACCTGAGGTTCTAAG GGCTTTAGAAGGAGAACCCCACACTGTGCTGTTTGAGTTTGTTCCTGAGACCAGTGATGAGTTGGCTGTAGTGCCGGGCAATATTGTGTTTGTACTGCAGAAGGGTGCCGACAACTGGGCATCTGTGATCTTCAATGAAAGA AGGGGACTTGTTCCGTACAATTACCTGGAACCTTTGGAGATCCATTTGGCTTCTAAACAGAATGAG GGAGTATCTCAGCCTCCAAGTCGAAAACCACCGACCAGACCTGAAAGGAAACAAG GTCTTACTCCTAGTGGGAGCAGCAGTGGAGACACAAAACGAAAG GAAGAACACAAACAGCCTACTGACAACTCATATATTGTCAAAGTCCGTTTCACATTCAACTTTGCTGTCTCAGTACCACCCGGGTCTCCCTATGCAATACTGATTGAGAAAATCAGTAAGAAACTGAATCGCCCTCCTACTGCAATCACCTTGAG TTTAACCTCCGAGGCAACGGAACAAAGTATAATCAATGCCAGCACAGAAATGGAAAGTGTGTGGAGTCGTGCCAGTGGTGTGCACATCACTTTGTGGTGCACCACCACAGAG caaACTGATGGAAAACCAGAGAGCGAGACTCACTTTGTGGCACTTCATTCCTACGTGTCGTCAAATCCAGAGGATCTCAGTTTTCATCAAGGCGATACAATCACATTACTCTCGAGAG tAAACCAGGATTGGCTGGAAGGGCAATGTAATGGGAATACTGGTATATTTCCTGCATCCTTTGTGGAAAAAGTTCCTGTCAATGGGCAGtaa
- the ncf2 gene encoding neutrophil cytosol factor 2 isoform X2, producing MSFVDTLRQWDTAVTCVERQDLSQALRIFLAIQEPNSKISFDIGCLHLLNQDLDAAEKAFDCSIRKDEHLAVAFFQRGMTFYKKKRYEESLADFQHAFKALRGNQLIDYKALGLRYKLYACEVLINVALAEAQLGHWEKAHESLVKALNYKTDAKLNIIDKALDSALKQKLFKPVEFPSKVLFKPNKHYVAELEKKDYLGKAKVVASVVPQDAFSGFAPLQPQVEDGPTRPKEPEVLRALEGEPHTVLFEFVPETSDELAVVPGNIVFVLQKGADNWASVIFNERRGLVPYNYLEPLEIHLASKQNEGVSQPPSRKPPTRPERKQGLTPSGSSSGDTKRKEEHKQPTDNSYIVKVRFTFNFAVSVPPGSPYAILIEKISKKLNRPPTAITLSLTSEATEQSIINASTEMESVWSRASGVHITLWCTTTEVSKWWSLVVIQLLRLIWVLILL from the exons ATGTCTTTTGTGGACACTCTGCGCCAGTGGGACACGGCTGTAACTTGTGTTGAAAGACAGGATTTGTCACAGGCACTCAGGATTTTCCTGGCTATCCAAGAACCAAACTCCAAAATTAGTTTTGACATTGGCTGTCTCCATCTTCTTAACCAAGACCTGGATGCTGCTGAAAAG GCCTTTGATTGCAGCATACGCAAGGATGAACATTTGGCTGTTGCCTTCTTTCAAAGAGGAATGACGTTTTACAAAAAGAAGAG GTATGAAGAGAGTTTAGCTGACTTCCAGCATGCCTTCAAAGCACTAAGAGGCAACCAGCTGATAGATTACAAAGCACTTGGTCTCAGATACAAATTATATGCATGTGAG GTTCTGATCAATGTGGCTCTGGCTGAGGCTCAGCTGGGTCACTGGGAAAAAGCCCATGAAAGCCTTGTGAAGGCTCTCAACTACAAGACAGATGCCAAGCTCAACATCATCGACAAAGCCCTGGATTCCGCCCTG aaacagaaactttTCAAGCCAGTCGAGTTCCCATCCAAAGTGCTGTTTAAACCAAATAAGCACTATGTTGCTGAGTTGGAGAAGAAGGACTACCTGGGCAAAGCAAAG GTTGTTGCCTCGGTCGTGCCTCAGGATGCCTTCTCTGGATTCGCCCCACTACAGCCACAG GTTGAAGACGGTCCAACTCGTCCAAAAGAACCTGAGGTTCTAAG GGCTTTAGAAGGAGAACCCCACACTGTGCTGTTTGAGTTTGTTCCTGAGACCAGTGATGAGTTGGCTGTAGTGCCGGGCAATATTGTGTTTGTACTGCAGAAGGGTGCCGACAACTGGGCATCTGTGATCTTCAATGAAAGA AGGGGACTTGTTCCGTACAATTACCTGGAACCTTTGGAGATCCATTTGGCTTCTAAACAGAATGAG GGAGTATCTCAGCCTCCAAGTCGAAAACCACCGACCAGACCTGAAAGGAAACAAG GTCTTACTCCTAGTGGGAGCAGCAGTGGAGACACAAAACGAAAG GAAGAACACAAACAGCCTACTGACAACTCATATATTGTCAAAGTCCGTTTCACATTCAACTTTGCTGTCTCAGTACCACCCGGGTCTCCCTATGCAATACTGATTGAGAAAATCAGTAAGAAACTGAATCGCCCTCCTACTGCAATCACCTTGAG TTTAACCTCCGAGGCAACGGAACAAAGTATAATCAATGCCAGCACAGAAATGGAAAGTGTGTGGAGTCGTGCCAGTGGTGTGCACATCACTTTGTGGTGCACCACCACAGAGGTAAGTAAATGGTGGTCCC ttGTTGTAATACAGTTACTCAGGCTAATATGGGTATTGATATTGTTATGA